The proteins below are encoded in one region of Marinobacter sp. F4206:
- the mgtE gene encoding magnesium transporter, protein MTDILEKSQARQRLRSLSEALDSGALKQVARILNGGLSPSDIAHLLESSPPRQRALLWNLVDKQLEGEVLQYLSDDIRGYFLSQLNAQELADIIEDFESDDLADLLQQLPDTVIQEVLDTMDEQDRQRVEEVLSYPEDSAGGLMNTDTITVRPDISIDVVLRYLRRHRNLPPMTDSLIVVSRRDEFIGMLPITKMLVSNPTATVREVMDTDIEPIPVSLSDTKVATLFERYDLISAPVVNEDGRLLGRITIDDVVDVIREDADHSLMSMAGLDEDEDTFAPVWKTTRRRAVWLGINLITAFIAAGVIGLFEETISKVVALAVLMPIVASMGGIAGSQTLTLVIRGMAVGQISGANVGWLLNREFISSVLNGLLWAVVVATAAAAWFQDLLIGGIIAAALVINLMAAALVGTVLPLFLKSRNIDPALAGGVILTTVTDVVGFMSFLGLATVFYA, encoded by the coding sequence ATGACCGATATTCTGGAGAAAAGCCAGGCCCGCCAGCGTCTCCGCTCCCTGAGCGAGGCTCTGGACAGTGGTGCCCTAAAACAGGTTGCGCGCATCCTGAACGGCGGCCTGAGCCCCAGTGATATTGCCCACCTGCTGGAATCGTCCCCACCCCGCCAGCGCGCCCTGCTCTGGAACCTGGTGGACAAGCAGCTGGAAGGGGAAGTTCTCCAGTACCTGAGCGATGATATCCGGGGCTATTTCCTGAGCCAGTTGAATGCCCAGGAACTGGCCGACATCATCGAAGATTTCGAATCAGACGATCTCGCCGACCTGCTTCAGCAATTGCCGGACACGGTGATCCAGGAAGTTCTGGACACCATGGACGAGCAGGACCGCCAGCGTGTCGAGGAGGTGCTCTCCTATCCTGAGGACAGCGCCGGCGGCCTGATGAACACGGACACCATAACGGTGCGCCCGGACATCAGCATCGATGTTGTGTTGCGGTACCTTCGCAGACACCGCAACCTGCCCCCGATGACCGACAGCCTGATCGTGGTGAGCCGTCGAGACGAGTTCATCGGCATGCTGCCGATCACAAAAATGCTTGTATCGAATCCGACCGCCACGGTTCGGGAAGTGATGGACACCGACATCGAGCCCATCCCGGTCTCACTCTCGGACACCAAGGTCGCGACGCTGTTCGAACGCTACGACCTGATCTCTGCTCCGGTGGTGAATGAAGACGGGAGATTGCTCGGCCGTATCACCATCGATGACGTGGTCGACGTCATCCGGGAGGATGCCGATCATTCGCTGATGAGCATGGCGGGCCTTGATGAGGACGAAGATACATTTGCCCCGGTCTGGAAAACGACCCGGCGACGGGCAGTATGGTTGGGCATCAACCTGATCACGGCCTTCATCGCCGCTGGGGTCATTGGCCTGTTTGAGGAAACCATCTCCAAGGTGGTGGCGCTGGCCGTGCTCATGCCGATTGTCGCCAGCATGGGCGGTATTGCCGGCAGCCAGACCCTGACACTCGTTATCCGGGGTATGGCAGTGGGCCAGATCAGTGGCGCCAACGTCGGCTGGCTGCTAAACCGGGAATTTATATCGAGCGTCCTGAACGGCCTGCTCTGGGCAGTGGTTGTCGCAACCGCTGCTGCAGCCTGGTTTCAGGATCTGCTCATCGGGGGGATTATTGCCGCGGCTCTGGTCATAAACCTGATGGCCGCCGCCCTCGTGGGTACCGTCCTCCCCCTGTTCCTGAAATCCAGAAACATTGACCCTGCACTGGCGGGAGGCGTCATTCTCACGACGGTTACCGATGTGGTGGGCTTCATGTCCT
- a CDS encoding HPr family phosphocarrier protein, which yields MIRHPITIINKLGLHARATAKLVATASEFDSSVRISGKGRDVDAKNIMQVMMLAASQGTDVELIADGPDEEAAIDALTALINDYFGEGE from the coding sequence ATGATTCGTCACCCCATCACCATTATTAACAAGCTGGGACTGCACGCCCGTGCGACTGCAAAGCTGGTCGCAACGGCGTCGGAATTCGACAGCAGCGTACGGATCAGTGGCAAGGGCCGGGATGTCGATGCGAAAAACATCATGCAGGTTATGATGCTTGCCGCAAGCCAGGGCACCGATGTAGAACTCATTGCCGATGGCCCCGACGAGGAAGCGGCCATTGACGCCCTGACGGCGTTAATCAATGACTATTTCGGCGAAGGCGAGTAA